The DNA window TCCCAAGCTCTTACAAAAGGTGCacgtcctgactcgaactcgagacctgctgtgcagatctcaagccctttaTCATCACGCTATGTTTCTTAGAGACTTTCTAAAatcttataatattataaaatgtttttataataatattatatttttttatattaaaaattatcttgaaatccTATTcctaataattagttaattagaTTGTATAACACATAAATTGAGgatattaatagttttatttgatttattatcaaTCAACTTGTCATAATGATAAGACATTGATGCATTCATGATATTTCACAAGACTCCTTTGATTACGTTTAAACCAATCATGTTAACTAActgtttcaaaatttaattacggttattttttaaaatattttatttaaaaaagtattaaaaaatatatttttttattttttaaaatttatttttgatatcaacatattaaaatgatctaaaaccatcaaaaaatattaatttaaaataaataaaaaaattcaattttttttaaaacatttttaaaatgtaaaaataaacagaacatCCTTGAAGTTATTGGTTATTTCAACTTTTTGttatgaaaagtaaacaaattattaaaataaattaaacttaattgCTTTCAACCAATATTTGATAGATAGTGCACGAAAAGTTGAAATGAAAGTGACATAATAATGCTAATCGGAGAGTTAGAAAGTTTTCTTAGATACTAATCAATGTAGCTAATCACATAGGACAAATTAACTTGAAGTTTTCCATCCTTTTATCATCACATCCGCAATGCTCATCAAAACCCCAAATTCACACTATATGGCACTCTTGTTTTTTCGTTTAGATACGTTAGgattgcgttttaaaaatatgtttaatttgaaaaaaaattaaatcaatgttttctagtattttttaataattttccatgttaatataaaaaaattaaaaaatatattttaatatattttcaagtaaaaaatattttaaaaaaaatatcatacatcACAATATCAACACATAATATCTTCCATGCTTCTTTTGGGagagttttaaaaatgtttttagtttaaaaacaaattaaattaatgattttaatatactaatatagaaaaattactttaacatattttaaaaataattactatacatgttaataaaaaaatattaagaagaaTCGTGTTTGAAAGAGAATTAAGGATTCTGAAAAAATTATGtagatttatatttattatataaaaagataaatatattattttgtataatttgataaaaaaaattatcatgaggCAATCGTAATTTTTCAAATCTTACATGGAAAAcagattgagattttttatttattttaatttactgtaCCAATGAAAATTATCTcttgaaaaaaatccaagctCACTTCTAGATGACATGACCAGCAACATTTTCCCCAGCCACCATGACCACTCATGGAATCTTCAACCGGAAGAAATCCTTGTCACCATTCACTAAAAgttagagaaaaaagagagagattagtttgatttatttacttaataaagttataaagaagaataaatttataataatattttttttcccagtcGAGTGGCTTTCCTGACCCTGACCATAAACGTCAAAGCGACGCCACCCTCTTCCGCGTGCTGTCAAAATCTATaactattatatatttatatcatattaaaaaatagatatatataaaaaaaattatatttatataaaaaattaatcttttgtaaatatatgttcttaaaattatttaaaaaactaatctcGGTTAGttaagggcaaaaaaaaaattatgatttttaatctgttttttttcttattcgaGTCAATTGACCCGACGGCGTTACCTGAATTTAGATTTGGATCAATCTCCCAATCCGTCTTGTAATAAGAATGGAACAGCTCGCTCACTCACTCTACTTCGGAGTTTAGACTGACAGTCCTCTGTCAACTCACTCTTTTCTCTCCATAAATTAATCATGAAGTAACATTAACGTTAACTGTAACTAACGCCACCAGTCCAGCCGACATTAACCTCAAtaaccatctctctctctctctctgttccGTTCTGTTCTGtctgctttgctttgcttttacTTTAAAGTTTGCTGCTTTCTTTGCTTACTGCCACTTCGTCATTCTATCCAACTAATCCTAAAATTGAAGTTCAATGGCAATAGGCTCGTCGAGCTCTGACTCACGACCCAATCCCGCCGGGCCCGACCCGCAGTCACAAAGAGAAGTAAAAAGAGCTAATGCTAACAACAAGATTGATCCATTTGTGCCCAGAACTGATCACAATCCCAGGGAGCTGAGATCTTGGGCTAAGAGAACTGGTTTCGTCTCTACTTTCTCTTCTGAAACCACCACAAGCAATGACACGGCCACGCCAACTCCTGCCTCTGAGTTGTATAATAAAGCTGTTGATAACAACAACCATCACAGAAATGGTGGGTCGTCTCCCAAAATCGAGATCGACCCGATTCTGGGACGGACCAGGCAGCTCAACAGTCGTATCGAAATTGAACCGGAATCTAGGCCTGGAAATGACGATAGGGGTTTGGGGTTAAGAGATGAGAGTAAGAGAAGGATAGTTGGGAATGATGTTTTGGGAGCTATTCCTAATAAAGATGAAGTTGGGCTAAATGGAACTGGAAATGAGCCAAAGAAAGGAGAAGTAAATGATTTTGATCATGTTGGCATTGAAGTTTATCCATTTGGGGAGGAACTGATTGCCAATGAAGGTTGGAATAATAGACAAAGTGGAATGAGATATGGATTAAGAGACAATCCGGGTTTTGGTATTTActaatttcatctttctctTTTACTCTTCActcttgattttattattttccgtATGATGAAATGATATTGTTTGTTTAATCAGTAATGTTTTAGTGTTGAAGATAGATAGCAAAAATACTAGTAAACAGTGTAAATTCCCAGGATTTTATGAATCTTGAACCCTGTAGTCAAAGCCAATGTCTTTCATTCTCGTTATCTTTCTGGaaatcatttcttttctctctaaccgttaccttttttttctcttaactgCAGCCCTGCTTGTGTATTATGGCCTGCAGCATTATTTATCAATGGCAGGCTCCCTGATTTTCATCCCCTTAATCATCGTACCAGCCATGGGTGGAACAGATGTAAGCATTGTTTCTCATGGATACCATGCTGTTTTCTACAATACAGGACAGGAGTTGGCATAGCTTTATTGTTGACATATCTTCTTTTACGTAATTGATGACAGAGGGATACCGCCGAAGTGATTTCTACTATGTTGCTGATCTCTGGCATTACGACTATACTGCACTCCTACTTTGGCACCCGACTTCCATTAGTTCAAGGGAGTTCATTTGTATATTTAGCACCAGCATTAGTTATAATTAATGCTCGGGAATATCGGAATCTAACGGAACATGTAAGTTTATAACGAGGAAGGCTTGTCTAGCTTTGTCATGaattttgaaattccaaaatccTGGTAAACGTTTTGCGTTCTCAGAATAGGATATTTTTTCCACAAACTTTTGGGAATTGAAACCTCCCCATAATCTATGAACTTCTGATTGAATGAGATATGTGAAGGAAGTATGGATAATTCTTTCTGtatcttttcatatttaaagGATTGGGGATATTTGCAATCCATGACTGgtttgttattgtgttttaCTTTTATTGAATTGTTGTAAGTACtgttttgatacattttttGCTAAACTGCAGAAATTTAGACACATTATGAGGGAACTGCAAGGGGCTATAATTGTTGGTTCTCTATTCCAAACCATCTTGGGATTCACTGGTTTCATGTCTCTTCTTCTAAGGTAAATGACCAGTTTCTTGCCATGTCTTTCTAGTCCTTGTTCAAAGAATATGACCATTATCCTATTATGAATGCATGTGTTTGATGCATCAATGctttgctggtttttttttttttgtatagagTGGGTTTTGCTCAGTTTTAGCACAGAATTGGGAAAGTTTACTGCctgattttgttcttttatccTAAATGGACAACTTTGACAAGAAAGAAGATCTACATATTCATCATTAACAGTCTgctatatttgatttattgttaCTTTTTTCAATATTTCTAGTGAAGCATTGCCAAAGCTAAAATTGTAGGGTTTGTCCACAATaagttgaattttaataatctgCTGCTAATGCCATCTTACTTGTCAAATATTGTGTTGCAGATTGATTAATCCAGTTGTCGTTGCACCAACTGTTGCTGCAGTAGGTTTGGCATTTTTTAGCTATGGTTTTCCACAAGCTGGAAGCTGTGTAGAAATCAGCATTCCTTTAATACTACTGGTTCTTATATTTACCCTAGTGAGTGGTATCCCTTGCAGATTAAGCAGTCCTTTGTATAACAGGCATTCGTGTGCATTCATTCATTCTATTTCtagtttttaaaaacattgCTCTAATTCCTATGATCTTTTGTCATCGTATTTACTTAATCGTTTGTATGTCTCATAACTTTCTTTCAGTACCTCCGAGGAATTTCTATCTTTGGTCATCGCATATTCCAAATATATGCGGTAAGTTTTTTAACTGTCTGTATTGCCTTTTTTCTTAGAATAATAGGAAATTTTACCTCTATATTTTACaatgattttcctttttctccctAAAGAAAATTGATGCACTTTTACTCTTCTCGGCTGTAGCAATTAGATCCTTACTGTACAATTTGGTAACTCAGTGCTTATTTCTACCATCTTATcacatggaaaaaaatcaaacaagaagatCTTATAGTTTTTGcacaatatatataatgttcATTACCTTTCTCAATTATGTGATGAATTAGAATGTTATTTTTCCAACTCAATATCGTTTTCATACTTTAAAATAGAGATAATGAGTGGGagaaaatcaattcatttaaattcaagttaaaagaaaagatatccTGAACGCTGACAAAAATTTATCTATATGCCTTTGGCCTAGTGATAGTGAGCTTGTTGTACTTGCAAAGAGGTTACGGGTTCAAACCCTCCCTCTGGAGCATTTGAGCTTAAAAAGTCCCATTACAAAAGGAGACCAGTCCCATTACAAAAGGAGACCAGAGTAGCTTCTTATCTTTGTAGTAAAGGCCAATTCAGTCTCTCGTGGTAACAAGACTCCCTATCCAGCTAACTCCTAAATATGGCTGTATATTTAAGAGAAAGAGTTAGAGTTGAATAGATAACATTGAGATTCTTACCATATCTATTGCATCCAAATCAAATCAATGGCTAAAAATTTTTGTATATCTTTTTTGTGAGAGAAAAAAGGTAATTCAtctaaattgtaaaaatatcaattctttTGCCAACATCTTTTTACCAATTTCAAGTTGATGGAACACACATTACTAACAATTTGGGGTTTTCTTGCTTACATGGCATTTTGGTCTCTCACTCcaattaaattttgatgttttaagagTATTTCCTTAGACAATTGCTATGTTGGCAATATTTGTACAAATATTCATAGTTTTAAAGCTGGCCGGGcaggctggaaccgggccgggtttaaaaaataGGGGAAGGCAAAAACCCGGATGACCTAGTCAaaaacccgggttgacccggtgACCTGGCAAGAACCAGTCAAAAACCTAGTTGCAACCCcttgactatttatttatttttaacaaaaacgacatcgttttgttttttaaaaaattgacccTGGATGTCCTGGTCAAAACCCGTGACCTAGGCCTcgggtcgggttttaaaactatgcaaATATTGTGCTACCAAGTTATGAAGCTATTTATGTAACAATTCCGTCTTTTAGTAAGTTAATGCACGGGATGGATGGAAATTACAAGAACAACATTGGTCTTGGGGCCTAAATCAATGATAAGATTTGAAACGAAGGGCCCCCTTTTTCACTAAAGCTAAACCCATTGGTACGGCCATGGTAAATCTGTTTACTTCTATTACTTGATTAAAATTGCttacatttatttttcagtGCAGGTCCCCTTGAGCGTCCTTATGATATGGACATATGCATTCTTCTTGACAGCTGGTGGAGCATACAACTACAAAGGTTGTAGCCCTGATGTACCTAGTTCTAACATCTTAGTGGATGCGTGTAGAAAGCATGCATATACAATGCAGCACTGCAGGACTGATGCTTCCAATGCATGGAGAACTGCTGCTTGGGTCAGAATACCGTACCCATTGCAGTGGGGTGTGCCCATCTTCCATTTTAGGACTTCCCTGATCATGATAATAGTATCACTAGTTGCATCCGTGGATTCGGTTAGTAAATACAAATGCACAAATATTAGcgttttttataattgtaaagATCTGAATTCTTGTACAGCAAGCTTCATATTCTACAAATTTTTGGGTTTACCAGTAAGTAATCAGACACAGAACACCAGATCATAGTATAGCAGGGTGCTTCTGTCTTTCCATCTTAAGggaatgaaataaataatgaaaggcATGTTACTGCAGCTACCATGGAAAGGTTAAAAGGCTAATATAGggggaaattgattttttggttttaaggATATTTTGACTTAATTAAAAGAGAACTGACCAAAGAACTGTGACTGTGACACTGGTTTACCAGGTTGGAACTTATCACTCTACATCTTTGCTTGTTAATTCAAAGCCTCCAACTCCACGAATTGTCAGCAGAGGAATTGCGTTGGAGGGCTTCTGCAGTGTATTGGCTGGAATTTGGGGTTGTGGCACCGGTTCAACAACATTAACAGAAAATGTTCATACTGTCAATATAACAAAGGTGGCCAGTCGAAGGGTTGTGGAGGTTGGAGCAGCTTTCTTGATCCTGTTCTCATTTATAGGTAAACATCCTTGTGAAGACAAAACTTCATGTTTGAGAGTGATTCATGCATGGTCTTTTGTTAATTAGTTGATGCATGCTCGAAAGTGCAACCATAAGCAAGGTCTGGAAATCTATAGAGCAGTT is part of the Populus trichocarpa isolate Nisqually-1 chromosome 7, P.trichocarpa_v4.1, whole genome shotgun sequence genome and encodes:
- the LOC7495545 gene encoding nucleobase-ascorbate transporter 11; the encoded protein is MAIGSSSSDSRPNPAGPDPQSQREVKRANANNKIDPFVPRTDHNPRELRSWAKRTGFVSTFSSETTTSNDTATPTPASELYNKAVDNNNHHRNGGSSPKIEIDPILGRTRQLNSRIEIEPESRPGNDDRGLGLRDESKRRIVGNDVLGAIPNKDEVGLNGTGNEPKKGEVNDFDHVGIEVYPFGEELIANEGWNNRQSGMRYGLRDNPGFALLVYYGLQHYLSMAGSLIFIPLIIVPAMGGTDRDTAEVISTMLLISGITTILHSYFGTRLPLVQGSSFVYLAPALVIINAREYRNLTEHKFRHIMRELQGAIIVGSLFQTILGFTGFMSLLLRLINPVVVAPTVAAVGLAFFSYGFPQAGSCVEISIPLILLVLIFTLYLRGISIFGHRIFQIYAVPLSVLMIWTYAFFLTAGGAYNYKGCSPDVPSSNILVDACRKHAYTMQHCRTDASNAWRTAAWVRIPYPLQWGVPIFHFRTSLIMIIVSLVASVDSVGTYHSTSLLVNSKPPTPRIVSRGIALEGFCSVLAGIWGCGTGSTTLTENVHTVNITKVASRRVVEVGAAFLILFSFIGKVGAILASIPQALAASILCFMWGLIVSLGLSTLQYSQTASFRNITIVGVSLFLGLTIPAYFQQYQPESSLILPSYFVPYAAASNGPVQTSSKQFDFAMNALMSLNMVVTLLVAFVLDNTVPGNRQERGVYIWSRAEDMATDTSLHADYSLPSKVSRFFCCARCLHA